One window of the Alkalispirillum mobile genome contains the following:
- the gloA gene encoding lactoylglutathione lyase, with translation MSRHFEQAEGLCENVDAATEGFRYNHTMLRIKDPKVSLDFYTRVLGMRLVRRLDFDEMNFTLYFLGLMGDDEAARVPADESERTTWTFSRPAMLELTHNWGSENDPAVQYHNGNDQPQGFGHLAINVPDIYAACERFEQLGVEFVKRPDDGKMKGIAFIKDPDGYWIEVVQPDLMARIARGE, from the coding sequence ATGAGCCGTCATTTCGAACAGGCCGAGGGGCTGTGCGAGAACGTCGACGCCGCCACCGAGGGGTTCCGCTATAACCACACCATGCTGCGGATCAAGGACCCGAAGGTGTCGCTGGACTTCTACACCCGGGTGCTCGGCATGCGCCTCGTCCGGCGGCTGGATTTCGACGAGATGAACTTCACCCTGTACTTTCTGGGCCTGATGGGCGACGACGAGGCCGCCCGGGTACCGGCCGACGAGAGCGAGCGGACCACCTGGACATTCAGCCGCCCTGCCATGCTGGAGCTGACGCACAACTGGGGCTCGGAGAACGACCCGGCGGTGCAGTACCACAACGGCAACGACCAGCCGCAGGGGTTCGGCCACCTGGCGATCAACGTGCCCGACATCTATGCCGCCTGCGAACGCTTCGAGCAACTGGGGGTAGAGTTCGTCAAACGCCCAGACGACGGCAAAATGAAGGGCATCGCTTTCATCAAGGACCCGGACGGCTACTGGATCGAAGTGGTCCAGCCCGACCTGATGGCCCGCATCGCCCGTGGCGAATGA